The nucleotide sequence TCTTCAAAATCCTTGATCTTGTTTTCTTCTGCGTATTCCTTGGCACCGTTATCTCGAGCAATGGCTGAGTTGTATTGCACATTCGAGAAAAAATCGTTCAAACCATTGCCGTAAACCGCTCCAATCGCAGCCAGGCAGCCAATCACCGGCAGGCTGGTAACCACGAAGACAAAACACCAGAATATTGCCGGTTTCACGAGATTGAGAAAGATTTTTCCCAGTTTATGTATCAGCCAGCCCGGCGTGGAATCCACCATTGTCATGTGAGGCATGGCCAGGGGAAACATCAGAAAAGTGGGAATAAATCCGGCGGCGATCAGAATCACTCCGACAGGTATGGAGTCGTTTGAAATGAAATAATAACCAAGGGTCCCCAGGATCGCTTCTGCCGGCAGGCTGAACAGGACAACCCAGAAGATGAATTTCATTCCGAGTGCTGAACACAGAAAAAAGTCGAAGTTGATTCGTTTCAACTTGTCTTTTTTCTGTAACGCATAGCGAACCACTTCGGTCTGAATAAACCAGATCCAGCCGGGGATGGCCATGATAGAAACAAAGGCAATAAATCCCCAGAACGCCCGGGGAGGAGTTCGATGGCACCACATCATCATGAAGACCGCACAGAAAAACAGCGTGCTCGCAATGAATGAATAAATGAAAGTCTTGACCGCCAGACCTTTATGATTTTTCAGAAATGTGAAGGCGTCTCCCCAGGATTTTGAATAAAACTCTTCAACTGCAGGCCCTTTGCGTTTTCGCTTGCGACGAGTTGCTTCACTCATGCGACCTGTGCTCAGGTCGACACCACAGTGGGAACATTCTACATCATCTTCATCGACATCCTGGCCGCAGCGGGGACAGATTTTTGCAGCCTTGTCTTCGAGCTTGTCGATATCCAGTGTGGCCAGGAAATCATCTGTATCTGCTGGTTTGCTGGAACGACTGCGTTTCTTGCTCTGTTTCGCAGCAGTGACTTTGACAGGAGCGCCGCATTCTTTACACCGTACCCGTTTCCCTTCAGCTTCATCTTTGACGGAAAAGGAAGTATTACACTCTTTGCAGCGAACCTTGATAGGCATGTAAGACCTTTGAGATGTTTTAGTGAATCCCTCGAAATCAATCCCAGTCGGCCTGCCCCTGAAAGGTTTCGTTGCCCGGTTACGGACCTGGGGATACTATAAGTCTGGCCGACTCTTTGTTTTCCAATTATCAACAGAGCACGGGGTATTTCGCAAGTGGACAGTCACTGAATTTCGAATGCTCCTGTTTTTCGACAGGAGGTAAATCAGAGTTAATTCAACAAGGGATCATGTTGTTTCACTTTAAGAAGCCGCTGCATCTCGAGCAATCGAGTACGTGTTTTCTGCTCCAGAGTCGAATGGTGGCTTCTGGAAAAATATGCGAGGGATCGATTCAGGCAGCGCGTTGCACGGCGGTAGCGACCGGCGATCCAGAACAATTCCCCCAGATGGACCAGGTCCTGTCCCATCAGTGTGATGTTGTTTGTCTGTTTGTGGAGCTGATAAGCTTTTCGCAAACAGGAAACTGCACGTAGATGGTTCCCCTGCAACCCCTGAACGATTCCCAGGTTCCCCCAATCCGCGGCCTGTGAATCCGGATCACCATACAGGATCTCGCGTGACAGAGAAATGTTCAGTAGTTGTTCTGCCAGTGAGTAGTCTTCCTGCAGGATCGCATCGTTCGCACGCCCGGTCAGATCGCAGGCTGCGTTATCCGAGAGTTGGTCCAGCTCTTCTTCAAGAGTCTGGTGGTTTGCCGAACGCAGGTCTCCCCAGGCAATCGAATATTGCTGAAATTGAGAGGCTAAATCAAAGCATTT is from Gimesia maris and encodes:
- a CDS encoding MJ0042-type zinc finger domain-containing protein, which produces MPIKVRCKECNTSFSVKDEAEGKRVRCKECGAPVKVTAAKQSKKRSRSSKPADTDDFLATLDIDKLEDKAAKICPRCGQDVDEDDVECSHCGVDLSTGRMSEATRRKRKRKGPAVEEFYSKSWGDAFTFLKNHKGLAVKTFIYSFIASTLFFCAVFMMMWCHRTPPRAFWGFIAFVSIMAIPGWIWFIQTEVVRYALQKKDKLKRINFDFFLCSALGMKFIFWVVLFSLPAEAILGTLGYYFISNDSIPVGVILIAAGFIPTFLMFPLAMPHMTMVDSTPGWLIHKLGKIFLNLVKPAIFWCFVFVVTSLPVIGCLAAIGAVYGNGLNDFFSNVQYNSAIARDNGAKEYAEENKIKDFEEGPFVGKTPAEIDASILIAPSILWALACLFYAPSLIYNARVNGLLALHCKPDLGLITKLSETKYVSKAEREKSDENITNPLQHAVIGVLGGAGIGTIFYFVTPYLPLLLVWVLFGISLLTLFVCFIVTLVKMYKIDGPLHCVLGFFVSIYAFGKGWSYASKDKEMGKTMLTWTLFIVVINIMAYSMEAHGIIEPEEKQNAAAPEEPGPADPAMEAEPAEPATP
- a CDS encoding tetratricopeptide repeat protein yields the protein MSESLPPTPSIASSGILNQVVQQAHLLASEGKSQEARALFYSSDLKLKNWERSLALGQFLLETGLHLDSIEQFSVVLDAAQQEGNNQLRSIVCHNLAVAYRNLKCFDLASQFQQYSIAWGDLRSANHQTLEEELDQLSDNAACDLTGRANDAILQEDYSLAEQLLNISLSREILYGDPDSQAADWGNLGIVQGLQGNHLRAVSCLRKAYQLHKQTNNITLMGQDLVHLGELFWIAGRYRRATRCLNRSLAYFSRSHHSTLEQKTRTRLLEMQRLLKVKQHDPLLN